The following are encoded together in the Babylonia areolata isolate BAREFJ2019XMU chromosome 30, ASM4173473v1, whole genome shotgun sequence genome:
- the LOC143275306 gene encoding thialysine N-epsilon-acetyltransferase-like, with amino-acid sequence MGDYVIRNAEEKDCDQIMNLIVELAEFEKMPDQVRINADVLRADGFGSDRYFQCLVAETNTTDETGKDKTVIGYCLYFYIYSTWEGKACHMEDLYVTPEWRSKGIGTALWVEATKTALSKGCSRLQWAVLDWNTGAIELYKRRGGIDLTEAEGWHMFRMTKTVMQDFVAEHGTKP; translated from the exons ATGGGTGACTATGTAATACGCAATGCAGAGGAGAAGGACTGTGACCAGATAATGAATTTGATTGTA GAACTTGCAGAATTTGAAAAGATGCCAGATCAAGTGCGTATAAACGCAGATG TTCTGAGGGCTGATGGTTTTGGATCAGACCGCTATTTCCAGTGCCTGGTTgctgaaacaaacacaacag ATGAAACTGGCAAGGACAAGACTGTGATTGGCTACTGTCTGTACTTCTACATCTACTCCACATGGGAAGGGAAGGCTTGCCACATGGAAGATCTGTACGTCACTCCCGAATGGAGGTCAAAGGGCATCGGCACTGCATTATGGGTAGAGGCCACCAAG ACTGCGCTATCCAAAGGATGCAGCCGACTCCAGTGGGCTGTGCTGGACTGGAACACAGGTGCCATAGAGCTGTACAAGCGCCGTGGGGGCATCGACCTCACAGAGGCTGAGGGCTGGCACATGTTTCGCATGACCAAGACCGTCATGCAGGACTTTGTTGCTGAGCACGGCACTAAGCCCTGA
- the LOC143275409 gene encoding myeloid leukemia factor 1-like: MLSRKFGGNFDDDPFFEGHQKHMREMDKFFHDPFQGFREQLSIEEPSRGRRKNQSEHRGGGQELAPRSLFDFGGFDNMFRSMHDMMENMQRNVERTASDPNCHMLSHSSFASYSNMGGGAEPKVFQASTSTRQAPGGVRETRKTLRDSTTGKEKMAIGRYIGDKGHVIQRQRSRQSGKEKEDQEYVNIGEDDVSEFDREWKERTHQYGERRINRGRHGSDRDQKRPRALRF; the protein is encoded by the exons GGGTCACCAGAAACACATGAGGGAGATGGACAAATTCTTCCACGATCCATTCCAAGGTTTCCGCGAGCAGTTGAGCATTGAGGAACCCTCGCGTGGCAGAAGAAAGAATCAGTCTGAGCATCGGGGTGGGGGTCAGGAGTTGGCACCCCGAAGTCTGTTTGACTTTGGAGGGTTTGACAACATGTTCCGCAGCATGCACGATATGATGGAGAACATGCAAAGGAATGTT GAGAGGACGGCGAGTGACCCAAACTGCCACATGCTCTCCCACTCCTCCTTCGCCTCCTACTCCAACATGGGGGGCGGGGCTGAACCCAAGGTCTTCCAGGCCTCCACCTCCACACGCCAGGCCCCAGGCGGCGTGCGAGAGACACGCAAGACGCTGCGAGACTCCACGACTGGCAAGGAGAAGATGGCGATTGGCCGCTACATCGGGGACAAAGGTCATGTGATCCAGCGACAGCGTAGCCGTCAGTCCggcaaggagaaggaggatcaGGAATACGTCAACATAGGAGAGG ATGATGTCAGCGAGTTTGACCGTGAGTGGAAAGAGCGAACACACCAGTATGGAGAGAGGCGGATCAATAGAGGGCGCCACGGTTCCGACAGAGACCAGAAGCGTCCCCGTGCTCTGCGGTTTTAA